One window of the Klebsiella sp. WP3-W18-ESBL-02 genome contains the following:
- the atzF gene encoding allophanate hydrolase translates to MALMTGKTLDGWRRDIRQNSEAVFTLLQTHIQALATDDNAWLAIANDEQLWAQLDALLPLYREDPDALPLFGVPFAVKDNVDVAGWTTTAACPAFAYVAGEDATAVARLKAAGAIVIGKTNLDQFATGLVGTRSPFGAVVNSFNPDYVSGGSSSGSASVVARGLVPFALGTDTAGSGRVPAGFNNIVGLKPTKGWLSAKGVVPACRLNDTLSVFALTVDDAFTVATLAGGYDAEDAYSRVHPATAPAALPAQPVFAVPDVLNFFGDTQAQAAWERALDVLRESGVALKPIDFSAFSQLAEQLYQGPWVAERTAAVGEMLQHPEQMDPTVHRIISAGLNYSAVEAFKAEYLRAELTQKIQRALAEVDALVVPTSPTIHTLAEMQQEPIRFNSQFGTYTNFTNLADLSALALPAPMRADGLPAGITLIAPAWHDRALAAFGLRWQQQLALPLGATGQPLSQNAGTLPLSAQHVRVAVVGAHLRGMPLNFQLTTRCAAFVEATQTAPHYRLFALANTQQQKPGIARDAAGAAIEVELWDIPLARFGEFVAEIPAPLGMGSLELSDGRWVKGFICEPAALHDAVDITEFKGWRHWIARKENDHV, encoded by the coding sequence ATGGCATTAATGACTGGAAAAACGCTGGACGGCTGGCGTCGCGATATCAGACAAAATAGCGAAGCGGTTTTCACTCTCTTACAGACGCATATTCAGGCGCTGGCGACAGATGACAACGCGTGGCTGGCGATCGCCAATGACGAGCAGCTGTGGGCGCAGCTGGACGCGTTGCTTCCCCTCTACCGGGAGGATCCTGACGCGCTGCCTTTATTTGGTGTGCCCTTTGCGGTGAAGGATAACGTCGACGTCGCGGGCTGGACGACGACCGCGGCCTGCCCGGCTTTTGCCTACGTTGCCGGGGAAGACGCCACGGCGGTGGCCCGACTGAAAGCCGCTGGCGCCATCGTGATTGGCAAAACCAACCTTGACCAGTTTGCCACCGGGTTGGTGGGCACCCGCTCACCGTTCGGCGCGGTGGTGAATAGCTTTAACCCCGACTACGTCAGCGGTGGCTCCAGCTCCGGCTCGGCCTCCGTGGTGGCGCGCGGTCTGGTACCGTTCGCGTTGGGTACGGATACTGCCGGCTCCGGGCGCGTGCCCGCGGGGTTCAACAATATTGTCGGCCTCAAGCCGACGAAAGGCTGGTTGTCGGCAAAAGGCGTGGTTCCTGCCTGCCGCCTGAACGACACGCTGTCGGTCTTTGCGCTGACGGTGGATGATGCTTTTACCGTTGCCACCCTTGCAGGCGGCTACGATGCCGAAGACGCCTACTCCCGCGTCCATCCGGCGACCGCGCCAGCCGCCCTTCCGGCTCAGCCGGTGTTTGCCGTGCCTGACGTACTGAACTTCTTCGGTGATACGCAGGCGCAGGCCGCCTGGGAACGGGCGCTCGATGTGCTGCGTGAAAGCGGCGTAGCGCTCAAGCCCATTGATTTCTCAGCCTTCTCTCAGCTAGCGGAACAGCTATACCAGGGGCCGTGGGTAGCCGAACGTACCGCGGCGGTCGGCGAGATGCTGCAACACCCTGAACAGATGGATCCTACCGTTCACCGCATTATCTCCGCCGGGCTGAACTACAGCGCCGTAGAGGCCTTCAAGGCGGAATATCTGCGCGCCGAGCTGACGCAAAAAATCCAGCGCGCGCTGGCTGAGGTCGATGCGCTGGTTGTTCCGACCTCACCCACCATCCATACCCTTGCCGAGATGCAGCAGGAGCCGATTCGCTTTAACTCGCAGTTCGGCACCTACACCAACTTCACCAACCTGGCAGATCTCTCTGCCCTAGCGCTGCCCGCGCCGATGCGCGCCGATGGCCTGCCTGCCGGCATCACGCTGATCGCCCCGGCATGGCACGACCGCGCGCTGGCGGCGTTTGGCCTGCGCTGGCAACAGCAGTTGGCGCTGCCGCTGGGCGCCACCGGGCAGCCGCTCAGCCAGAACGCAGGCACGCTGCCGCTCTCCGCACAGCACGTCCGCGTGGCGGTCGTTGGCGCGCACCTGCGCGGCATGCCGCTTAACTTCCAGCTAACGACCCGATGCGCGGCGTTTGTCGAAGCAACCCAGACCGCGCCGCACTACCGCCTGTTTGCGCTGGCCAACACCCAGCAGCAGAAGCCGGGCATTGCGCGCGATGCCGCCGGTGCGGCGATAGAGGTCGAGCTGTGGGATATCCCGCTGGCGCGCTTTGGTGAATTTGTCGCGGAAATCCCGGCCCCGCTGGGGATGGGGTCGCTGGAGCTTAGCGACGGCCGCTGGGTAAAAGGCTTTATCTGTGAACCGGCAGCGCTGCACGACGCCGTGGACATTACCGAATTCAAGGGCTGGCGCCACTGGATTGCCCGCAAGGAGAACGACCATGTTTAA
- a CDS encoding GGDEF domain-containing protein, with product MKKLSLLGIFAIVLFFFIAVAFLMSPFIYQNRVSGLSLYPIIAAFLCVIQLQIASVATMSYLCHAEKSYLLPFVLMFGLSGLFFILAIKLWFVFQFLPEAFFANVSDLYLLRNIVIGIFFGAILYLYYKKEAVSNARLLAGIMAGGLGLSILIMALYLIVPQAFSERFAMMKRSAPSLPFYVLAPLWLGAAIGLLMRIELRSFFWFSMFITAVSNLLSLAATYLLWPVYPGGWYVSRATESIGIMLIMIALMSDIFSRYQNSCRAYAQSYENSVRDPMTGLYHRGYFYEQLSRIVAWASPGQPVSLIFCDLDHFKNINDTYGHLQGDRVIIHLAQMMMNTVRQHDIVARIGGEEFAIILQNTDMHKATIIAERLRRHVEIATPESTGNDFPKKITLSLGIASTRENTLLANELAHMADSALYTAKRQGRNRVAVYHHNLIF from the coding sequence ATGAAAAAATTATCGTTATTAGGCATATTTGCTATCGTACTGTTTTTCTTCATTGCCGTTGCCTTTTTGATGTCGCCGTTTATTTATCAAAATAGGGTGAGTGGGCTCAGTCTCTACCCGATTATTGCGGCATTTCTCTGTGTTATTCAGCTACAGATTGCCAGCGTAGCGACGATGAGTTATTTATGCCATGCAGAGAAAAGCTATCTGCTGCCCTTTGTACTGATGTTTGGTCTGTCCGGACTGTTTTTTATTCTGGCAATTAAACTGTGGTTCGTCTTTCAATTCCTTCCGGAGGCATTTTTTGCCAATGTTTCCGATCTGTATTTGCTCAGAAATATCGTGATCGGCATATTTTTTGGTGCCATCCTGTATCTGTATTATAAAAAAGAGGCTGTATCAAACGCCCGCTTGCTGGCGGGTATTATGGCCGGTGGGTTAGGGCTGAGTATTCTCATTATGGCGCTGTACCTGATCGTACCGCAGGCGTTTAGCGAGCGTTTTGCCATGATGAAGCGCAGCGCCCCGTCCTTACCTTTTTATGTGCTGGCACCGCTTTGGCTAGGGGCCGCCATAGGGCTGCTGATGCGTATTGAACTCCGTTCCTTCTTTTGGTTCAGCATGTTTATTACCGCGGTATCGAATCTACTGAGCCTGGCCGCGACCTATCTGCTGTGGCCCGTATATCCCGGTGGCTGGTACGTTTCCCGGGCGACGGAAAGTATCGGCATCATGCTGATTATGATTGCGCTGATGTCGGATATTTTCAGCCGCTATCAGAATTCCTGCCGAGCCTATGCTCAATCTTATGAGAATTCGGTTCGGGACCCCATGACCGGCTTATATCACCGGGGTTATTTCTATGAGCAACTCAGCCGAATCGTTGCCTGGGCTTCACCCGGCCAGCCGGTAAGCCTGATTTTTTGCGATCTCGACCATTTTAAGAACATTAATGATACCTACGGCCATTTGCAGGGCGACCGGGTCATTATTCATCTGGCGCAGATGATGATGAACACGGTGCGTCAGCACGATATTGTCGCGCGGATTGGCGGTGAAGAGTTTGCCATTATTTTACAAAATACCGATATGCACAAAGCCACGATCATTGCCGAGCGCCTGCGTCGTCATGTTGAAATAGCCACGCCTGAATCGACCGGAAATGATTTTCCAAAAAAGATTACATTAAGTCTTGGCATTGCCAGTACCCGTGAAAATACACTTTTAGCCAATGAACTGGCGCACATGGCAGACAGTGCGTTATATACGGCGAAACGTCAGGGAAGAAACAGGGTAGCGGTCTATCATCATAATTTAATATTCTGA
- a CDS encoding LysE family translocator: MFIPSLGATAFVASIATLGILSPGPDFFMVIKNAARYRRLPAMMTALGITGGVLTHMSYCVAGLAVVITTTPWLFDILKYAGAAYLIWVGLLALLARGHKSMDVTHITPQETTLKRAFIQGYLCNLLNPKATLFFLSIFTQVLNVNSGVAEKLWYAGVILAVSIVWWPLLVVLIQSAPVRRGLAKAQKIVDKMLGGLLIALGIKVALS; this comes from the coding sequence ATGTTTATACCGTCTTTGGGGGCAACGGCGTTTGTTGCGTCGATTGCCACGCTCGGCATTCTGTCTCCTGGCCCTGATTTCTTTATGGTTATCAAAAATGCGGCGCGCTACCGCCGTCTTCCGGCAATGATGACCGCGCTGGGCATCACCGGGGGCGTGTTAACACACATGTCCTACTGCGTCGCCGGGCTGGCGGTGGTGATCACCACCACGCCGTGGCTATTCGATATTCTGAAATATGCCGGTGCGGCGTATCTCATCTGGGTGGGCCTGCTGGCGCTGCTGGCGCGCGGGCACAAGAGCATGGACGTGACCCATATCACCCCGCAGGAAACCACGCTGAAAAGAGCGTTTATTCAGGGCTATCTGTGCAACCTGCTCAACCCTAAAGCAACGCTGTTTTTCCTGTCGATTTTTACCCAGGTGCTGAACGTTAACTCCGGCGTAGCCGAAAAGCTGTGGTATGCAGGAGTCATTCTGGCGGTGTCTATCGTGTGGTGGCCGCTGCTGGTGGTTCTTATTCAGAGCGCCCCGGTACGTCGTGGGCTGGCAAAAGCGCAGAAGATTGTCGATAAAATGCTGGGCGGGCTGCTGATTGCGCTGGGGATTAAGGTCGCGCTGAGCTGA
- a CDS encoding autotransporter outer membrane beta-barrel domain-containing protein, whose protein sequence is MRLTNLALCCAVALTWGERVWAIDYLTDTTLTNQQISDTNMTIAYGNGLAAVMNANNTTFTLTRDVDIGGLGGSGLLNLNQSTLTLGDALSLGNAGGFPLTRASSGVLNVGSGSVVNAPFITIGQGTAFGAGGSGVMNIAQGGTVNLLTSSGLLAIGIDGATGTLNIDGTLNLMTLGLVLGSELNSGDGTGTAIVNINQGGVFATNARMVLSEASTQFNLNGGTLLINPVDLSVPAPGFPDHTVFTFALQTTAASTIEVANGALFESTGGISGAGSITKTGSGEMLLAGTNSWQGGTIIADGVLQAQNSGALPEATAYTINGGTLDLNGYPLTMSSLAGSGGILQLGSANALTVDQASDTQFAGQISGTGSLTKTGSGTLVLSGNSATYAGPIDVNAGGVEVNGDLSAAALSVASDAKLSGTGQVGETTLASGSQLIVGQRADTSARAVNFTTGSLSNGGLITINRSGAATGSTLTVNGDYTSSGGRLILGSSLGNDASSTARLLISGNASGATDVQVTNLGGKGDATINGIEVVQVGGTSQLGAFYNSQNISAGLYNYSVVQRGQNFYLTSDYVGSGSSANPGGAKNIRAVAGGYIANLAAANTLFALRLADREGSTEYRDPVTGQPGVTSLWLRQAGGHTAFHSDSLRTSANRYVAQLGGELAHGSFTGSDRWNLGLMAGYANQQGNTRASLSGNRADSRIHGYSTGLYATWYQNAAQRTGLYLDSWAQYNGFRNRVSEPGQPQDRYDSQGLTASVESGYTFNVYPSQRTAAYLQPQAQLVWMGVNADDHRDNTGTRVQGEGDNNLQTRLGLRAFLKGHSTADDTTGRSFQPYVEANWIHNTQRYAVQMDGDSLSQQGARNIGEVKTGIEGQLTAALNVWGGVGVSLGDKGYNDTYGQLGLKYRF, encoded by the coding sequence ATGAGATTAACCAATCTAGCGTTGTGCTGTGCGGTGGCTTTGACATGGGGTGAGCGCGTCTGGGCCATCGATTATCTTACCGATACCACTCTGACCAACCAGCAGATCTCTGATACGAATATGACCATCGCCTATGGAAACGGGCTGGCGGCGGTAATGAATGCCAATAACACCACATTTACCCTGACCCGTGATGTTGATATCGGCGGGCTGGGGGGCAGTGGTCTGCTCAATCTTAATCAATCAACGCTCACTTTGGGGGATGCGTTATCTCTGGGAAATGCGGGGGGCTTCCCGCTTACTCGCGCTTCTTCTGGCGTACTCAACGTGGGCAGTGGCTCCGTGGTGAATGCTCCCTTTATCACGATTGGGCAGGGCACGGCCTTCGGCGCCGGAGGTAGCGGCGTGATGAATATCGCGCAGGGCGGGACGGTTAATCTGCTGACGTCGTCAGGCTTACTGGCCATCGGTATTGATGGCGCAACGGGAACATTGAATATTGACGGTACGCTGAATCTGATGACGCTGGGGCTCGTGCTGGGCTCTGAGCTGAATAGCGGTGATGGGACCGGCACGGCGATAGTGAATATTAACCAGGGCGGGGTATTTGCCACGAATGCCCGAATGGTTCTATCTGAAGCCTCCACGCAGTTTAATCTGAATGGCGGTACGCTGCTGATAAACCCGGTGGATCTCAGCGTGCCGGCCCCGGGTTTCCCTGACCATACGGTGTTTACCTTCGCCCTGCAAACGACGGCGGCGTCGACTATCGAGGTCGCAAATGGGGCGCTATTTGAATCAACCGGCGGCATCAGCGGCGCAGGTAGCATTACCAAAACCGGCAGTGGTGAGATGCTGCTGGCGGGGACGAACAGCTGGCAGGGAGGCACGATTATCGCCGATGGCGTGCTGCAGGCGCAAAATAGCGGCGCATTACCAGAGGCTACGGCGTACACCATCAACGGCGGTACGCTGGATTTAAACGGCTATCCGCTCACCATGAGCAGCCTTGCGGGGAGCGGGGGCATATTACAGCTGGGCAGCGCCAATGCGCTGACGGTGGATCAGGCCAGCGATACGCAATTTGCCGGGCAGATTAGCGGCACCGGCTCGCTGACTAAAACGGGCAGCGGTACGCTGGTGCTTAGCGGCAACAGCGCCACTTATGCTGGCCCTATAGATGTGAATGCCGGTGGCGTCGAAGTGAACGGCGATCTTTCTGCCGCTGCGCTTAGCGTTGCCTCTGACGCGAAGCTATCAGGCACAGGACAAGTCGGAGAGACGACCCTGGCGAGCGGCAGTCAGCTGATCGTCGGGCAACGGGCCGATACCAGCGCGAGGGCGGTCAATTTCACCACCGGTAGCCTGAGCAATGGCGGATTAATCACCATTAATCGCAGCGGGGCAGCGACGGGCAGCACGCTGACGGTCAACGGTGATTACACCAGTTCAGGCGGGCGCCTGATCCTGGGGAGCTCGCTGGGAAATGACGCTTCATCAACCGCCAGACTGCTGATTAGCGGCAATGCCAGCGGTGCCACGGACGTTCAGGTGACCAACCTGGGCGGGAAGGGTGACGCGACGATTAATGGCATTGAAGTTGTTCAGGTGGGGGGCACTAGCCAGCTAGGGGCGTTTTATAACAGCCAGAATATCAGCGCGGGCCTGTATAACTACAGCGTTGTGCAGCGTGGGCAGAATTTTTATCTCACCAGCGATTACGTCGGGTCAGGAAGCAGCGCAAACCCGGGGGGCGCGAAAAATATCCGTGCGGTTGCCGGCGGGTATATCGCCAACCTGGCCGCCGCGAACACGCTTTTTGCGCTGCGGCTTGCCGATCGTGAAGGCAGCACGGAATATCGCGATCCGGTGACCGGGCAGCCCGGCGTGACCTCGCTTTGGCTGCGCCAGGCCGGAGGGCACACGGCTTTTCATAGCGATAGCTTGCGGACCAGCGCTAATCGCTATGTCGCCCAGCTCGGAGGAGAGCTGGCGCACGGAAGCTTTACCGGCAGCGATCGATGGAATTTAGGGCTGATGGCGGGATATGCCAATCAGCAGGGCAATACCCGCGCCAGCCTGAGCGGCAATCGAGCGGACTCCCGGATCCACGGTTACAGCACGGGGCTGTATGCGACCTGGTATCAGAACGCCGCGCAGCGTACGGGACTGTATCTGGACAGCTGGGCTCAGTACAACGGGTTCCGTAACCGTGTCAGTGAACCCGGTCAGCCGCAAGACCGCTATGACAGTCAGGGGCTGACCGCCTCCGTTGAAAGCGGCTATACCTTTAACGTTTACCCTTCTCAACGCACGGCCGCTTATCTTCAGCCGCAGGCGCAACTGGTCTGGATGGGGGTAAACGCGGACGACCATCGAGATAACACCGGAACGCGGGTACAGGGGGAGGGTGACAATAACCTCCAGACGCGTCTTGGTCTTCGGGCATTCCTCAAAGGCCATAGTACCGCTGACGATACCACGGGGCGCAGCTTCCAGCCCTACGTTGAAGCCAACTGGATCCATAATACGCAACGCTATGCGGTGCAGATGGATGGCGACAGCCTGAGCCAGCAAGGCGCGCGCAATATTGGTGAAGTGAAAACCGGTATTGAGGGGCAGCTCACCGCCGCGTTGAATGTGTGGGGAGGCGTTGGCGTGTCGCTAGGGGATAAAGGCTATAACGATACCTACGGCCAACTGGGGCTTAAATACCGGTTTTAG
- a CDS encoding IS630 family transposase, producing the protein MKIFITDQQKAELERLHDSSRDKRVCDRIKAILLASEGWSSAMIAQALRLHQTTVDHHISEFLNKGKLKPENGGSDSKLSAEQTAFLISHLSDNLFYHTRDIVAFVARTWNIVFSIPGMNKWLHRNGFTYKKPSGVPHKFSEEKQKQFIEYYEELKATAGDEPVLFIDAVHPTQATKIGYGWIRKGQRKAVKTTGSRTRLNIMGALNLKAPEHPLICEYKTVNEYNVSRFFNEIRKIYPDYQQKVHVILDGAGYHRSQLVKDWAEVVNIKLHYLPPYSPNLNPIERMWKLMNEHARNNRYFSNSREFRDAISEFFSHTLPGIAGFLTSRINDHFQVLKPAS; encoded by the coding sequence ATGAAAATCTTTATCACTGACCAACAAAAAGCTGAACTTGAGCGTCTTCATGACTCCAGTCGTGATAAGCGCGTTTGCGATCGCATTAAAGCCATTCTTCTGGCCTCCGAGGGCTGGAGTTCGGCCATGATCGCTCAGGCTTTACGCCTGCATCAGACTACTGTTGACCACCATATCAGCGAGTTTCTGAACAAAGGCAAGCTGAAGCCCGAAAATGGCGGCTCAGACAGCAAACTCAGCGCTGAACAAACGGCTTTTTTAATCAGCCACTTATCCGACAATTTATTTTACCATACCCGTGATATTGTCGCGTTTGTCGCGCGGACATGGAACATCGTTTTCAGCATTCCGGGAATGAATAAGTGGCTGCACCGGAACGGCTTCACCTATAAAAAACCGTCAGGCGTCCCGCATAAATTCAGTGAAGAGAAACAAAAGCAATTCATTGAATATTATGAGGAACTCAAAGCCACCGCAGGTGATGAACCGGTTCTTTTTATTGATGCTGTCCATCCGACTCAGGCCACCAAAATAGGTTATGGCTGGATACGTAAAGGCCAGAGAAAAGCGGTAAAAACAACAGGTAGTCGTACACGGCTGAATATCATGGGGGCGCTGAATCTGAAGGCCCCGGAACATCCGCTAATCTGCGAATATAAAACGGTTAATGAATACAACGTATCTCGTTTTTTCAATGAGATACGTAAAATTTATCCAGATTATCAGCAGAAAGTTCATGTTATTCTGGATGGTGCTGGTTATCACCGTTCACAGTTAGTGAAAGACTGGGCGGAGGTGGTAAATATAAAACTTCATTACCTCCCGCCGTACAGCCCGAACCTGAATCCGATAGAACGAATGTGGAAGTTAATGAACGAACATGCCCGGAATAACCGCTACTTCAGCAACAGCAGGGAGTTCAGGGATGCAATATCTGAATTTTTCAGCCATACGTTACCGGGGATAGCGGGTTTTCTGACGTCCCGAATTAACGATCATTTTCAGGTGCTCAAACCTGCATCTTGA
- a CDS encoding fimbrial biogenesis outer membrane usher protein, with translation MIFIARFMNSFLHQASFATGYWCYDRHRSVRLVVLVGLAIDQIAQSGLSSLSVIYYSAHLFSSTGVQDINNIIIPKEFGLALQEGMSVPLFLHYIDAQDLVSDQLIGHALIWMKNGQLKIQSIQLEHNDDNAVLQHDIASQLAALANQDFDNQLNIPISSGSRIHFALQELRLQLIVPKEALGTTLRSRSEDIGASSVDHLSNSLTYNLGIYNNQMKYGGNTTSSYLSFNNVSALREHHVIVDGSFYGLGSSQESSTLYKAMYEKDFDGHRFAGGMLDTWNLQSLGPMTAISSGKIYGFSWGNEASSTVFDNSQSLTPVIAFLPAAGEVHVKRDGRLLSVQNFTMGNHEIDTKGLPYGTYDVDIETIVNGRVVGKRVQRVNKLFSPGHGSGAPMAWQFWGGKMRMDRWFSSRERYLPEKETWLMGASISNSWNLLSWAATAYGYDQSTVAEARFTFPVSQYVSINMQDMAANDGSWSNIDSISATIPGGFSSVWVNQEKTQIGEKIRRTSAYNQAIGGTLNLGALWSKLGTLSISYNNDKMNSSRYYTGEYYQTLFSGAYGTLGMRAGIQRYNNGERSDNTGKYISLDFSLPFGNWLSMGMSHQNGYTLANLSARKQFAEGSIRSVGANLSRAVSGNTGDDQSLSGGGYAQFDTRYSSGAININSSADGYVNTNLTANGSVGWQGTNIAASGRNDGSAGVILNTNVDDGGKLSAKVNGRTVQLDGKHNFIPLSPYSRYQIDLQNSTDSIDSYAIVNSRKTNLTLYPGNIAVINPEVKRMVTVFGRIHAEDGSIIANAHINNHIGRTRTDDKGGFIMDVDKKYPLIDFNYSHNQQCEVELDISNARGAIWVGDVVCHGLKSYAGIMNEENGYEG, from the coding sequence ATGATTTTTATCGCGCGTTTTATGAATAGCTTTCTGCATCAGGCGTCGTTCGCCACGGGGTATTGGTGCTATGATCGGCATCGCTCAGTCCGGTTGGTGGTTTTGGTTGGTTTGGCGATTGATCAGATCGCACAATCCGGGCTGAGTTCCCTTTCAGTGATCTACTATTCCGCGCATCTATTTAGTTCGACCGGCGTTCAGGATATTAATAATATCATTATACCTAAAGAGTTTGGACTGGCGCTTCAGGAAGGCATGTCTGTTCCTTTGTTTCTGCATTATATTGATGCTCAGGATCTGGTTTCCGATCAGTTAATTGGCCATGCGCTTATTTGGATGAAAAATGGTCAATTAAAAATTCAATCGATCCAACTTGAGCACAACGATGATAATGCGGTTTTACAGCATGACATAGCCAGTCAGCTGGCAGCATTGGCGAACCAGGATTTTGATAATCAATTAAATATTCCCATTTCCTCCGGTTCGCGTATCCACTTTGCGCTTCAAGAACTGCGTTTGCAGTTAATCGTCCCGAAGGAGGCGCTCGGTACGACGTTGCGTTCGCGCAGTGAGGATATTGGCGCATCCAGCGTTGACCATTTAAGTAATTCGTTAACCTATAATTTAGGTATCTACAATAACCAGATGAAGTATGGCGGCAATACGACCTCCAGCTACCTTTCTTTTAATAACGTTAGCGCGCTGCGCGAACACCATGTCATCGTAGATGGCTCTTTTTATGGACTGGGTTCATCGCAAGAAAGTAGCACTCTGTATAAAGCAATGTACGAAAAAGATTTCGATGGGCATCGTTTTGCCGGAGGGATGCTTGATACATGGAATTTACAGTCATTAGGTCCGATGACGGCAATATCGTCGGGCAAGATTTATGGCTTTTCATGGGGAAATGAAGCGAGCTCGACGGTATTCGATAACAGCCAGTCTCTTACTCCGGTTATCGCTTTTTTACCCGCGGCAGGTGAAGTCCATGTCAAACGTGACGGACGGCTTTTGAGCGTACAAAACTTCACCATGGGTAATCATGAAATAGACACGAAAGGATTACCTTATGGCACCTATGACGTGGATATTGAAACGATCGTCAATGGCCGCGTGGTTGGCAAGCGAGTTCAGCGCGTTAATAAGCTATTCTCACCAGGGCACGGTAGCGGTGCCCCAATGGCCTGGCAGTTCTGGGGTGGAAAAATGCGCATGGATCGGTGGTTCAGCAGCCGAGAAAGGTATTTACCGGAGAAAGAGACCTGGCTAATGGGGGCATCGATTTCGAATTCATGGAATCTGCTAAGCTGGGCGGCGACGGCTTACGGCTACGACCAAAGTACGGTTGCGGAAGCGCGTTTCACATTTCCTGTGTCGCAGTACGTTTCGATTAATATGCAGGATATGGCTGCAAATGATGGTTCATGGAGCAATATTGATTCTATCAGTGCGACGATCCCCGGCGGTTTTAGCTCGGTATGGGTTAATCAGGAAAAGACGCAAATTGGTGAAAAGATCCGCCGAACCTCTGCTTATAATCAGGCCATCGGCGGCACGCTTAATTTAGGGGCGCTATGGTCAAAACTCGGTACCCTTAGTATTAGTTATAACAACGATAAAATGAATAGCTCCCGCTATTATACCGGAGAGTACTACCAGACATTGTTTAGTGGTGCTTACGGTACGCTGGGTATGCGTGCAGGGATACAGCGTTACAACAATGGCGAACGTAGCGACAACACCGGTAAATATATCTCCCTTGATTTTAGCCTGCCATTTGGTAATTGGCTGAGTATGGGTATGTCGCATCAGAATGGCTATACTCTGGCGAATTTATCGGCGAGAAAGCAGTTTGCTGAAGGATCTATACGCAGCGTAGGGGCGAATCTGTCACGTGCGGTGTCAGGTAATACTGGTGATGATCAATCTCTTTCCGGCGGTGGTTATGCGCAGTTCGATACGCGTTATTCTTCTGGTGCTATCAACATAAATAGCAGCGCAGATGGTTATGTGAATACCAATTTAACGGCGAACGGTAGCGTGGGTTGGCAGGGAACGAATATCGCGGCAAGTGGACGAAATGACGGTAGCGCTGGCGTGATCCTCAATACCAACGTTGATGATGGCGGCAAGCTTAGTGCGAAAGTTAACGGCAGGACGGTACAGCTTGATGGTAAGCACAATTTCATTCCGTTGTCGCCTTACAGTCGTTATCAAATTGACCTGCAAAACAGCACGGACTCGATAGATAGCTACGCCATTGTTAATTCCAGAAAGACTAATCTTACACTTTATCCGGGTAATATTGCGGTTATTAATCCTGAGGTCAAACGCATGGTTACCGTTTTCGGGCGTATTCATGCTGAAGATGGCAGCATCATTGCCAATGCGCATATTAATAATCATATAGGGCGCACCAGGACCGATGATAAAGGTGGGTTTATTATGGATGTTGATAAAAAATATCCCCTTATTGATTTCAATTATAGTCATAATCAGCAATGTGAAGTTGAACTGGATATTAGCAATGCGCGTGGTGCAATATGGGTAGGTGATGTGGTATGCCACGGCCTGAAATCTTATGCCGGAATAATGAATGAAGAGAATGGGTATGAAGGGTAA